Proteins from a genomic interval of Endomicrobiales bacterium:
- the lnt gene encoding apolipoprotein N-acyltransferase, translating into MKPNLLVKHLLAITSGLLLFLSLPAQNLFFLAWIALVPVLFATYKSSAKEAFYYGLLAGLAAYLPALYWVFPTVNLAGGGVAQAIVCFLLLAIYMALFIALWLMCSRLKAIENTKGYWVILFLAFLWVIIEYSRSNLFTGFPWLLLGHSQWNFNELLQISEFCGVEGISFLLVFFNLSLWYAIKDKKVGYLFFASSVLLLAVFIGTNLDTKKWRLGNSVNVAVVQTNISQNEKWNPDFKNEILQKYLSLLNGLTKSTKPELIVWPETALPDDLFAKNEFFSWASKSFEASSAYNVVGTLVSENGAYFNVSAVFNPAGELVGVHKKTHLVPFGEYIPLRKYIQPFFAIVGDMGDYSKGFEHESFFAAKTLIAPTICSENFFAQSIARFVTNGAQVLLNQTNDAWFYDTSALEQHFVLNVFRAVENRRPVVVAGNGGISGFIDERGKINIILPKFKNATLMYEVYPCTGLTFYTRLPGLFNKIALLALLFLIYFRKKGLKPNCDIQVK; encoded by the coding sequence GTGAAACCCAACCTATTGGTAAAACATCTCTTAGCAATAACATCAGGGCTTTTACTGTTTCTGTCATTGCCTGCTCAAAATCTATTTTTTTTAGCATGGATTGCACTTGTGCCGGTACTGTTTGCAACCTATAAATCTAGTGCCAAAGAGGCATTTTATTATGGGCTATTAGCGGGTTTGGCTGCATATCTACCTGCGCTTTATTGGGTTTTCCCGACTGTCAATCTTGCCGGCGGAGGTGTGGCTCAGGCCATTGTATGTTTTTTGTTGTTAGCTATATATATGGCATTGTTTATTGCGCTATGGCTAATGTGTTCGCGTTTAAAAGCAATTGAGAATACGAAGGGTTATTGGGTAATTTTATTTCTTGCGTTTTTATGGGTAATAATTGAGTATTCGCGTTCTAATTTATTTACCGGTTTCCCGTGGCTTTTACTTGGACATTCACAGTGGAATTTTAATGAATTATTGCAAATTAGTGAATTTTGTGGAGTTGAGGGAATATCTTTTCTCCTGGTGTTTTTTAACCTGTCTCTTTGGTATGCAATAAAAGATAAAAAAGTTGGTTACCTATTTTTTGCATCTTCTGTTTTATTATTAGCTGTGTTTATTGGAACTAATTTAGATACAAAAAAGTGGCGCCTTGGAAACAGCGTTAACGTTGCCGTTGTTCAAACAAACATAAGCCAGAATGAAAAGTGGAACCCGGATTTTAAAAATGAAATATTGCAAAAATATTTAAGTTTGCTAAATGGTCTAACTAAAAGCACTAAACCTGAGCTTATTGTTTGGCCGGAAACTGCTTTGCCGGATGACTTATTTGCAAAAAACGAGTTTTTTTCATGGGCAAGTAAAAGTTTTGAGGCAAGTTCTGCATACAATGTTGTTGGCACTTTGGTTAGTGAAAATGGCGCGTATTTTAACGTTTCTGCTGTTTTTAATCCTGCTGGTGAGTTAGTAGGGGTGCATAAGAAAACGCATCTGGTGCCTTTTGGCGAATACATACCATTGCGTAAGTACATTCAGCCATTTTTTGCAATAGTTGGTGATATGGGTGATTACTCTAAGGGTTTTGAACATGAAAGCTTTTTCGCCGCAAAAACACTCATAGCTCCAACTATATGTTCTGAGAATTTTTTTGCGCAATCTATTGCGCGTTTTGTCACCAATGGGGCACAGGTTTTGCTTAACCAAACCAACGATGCGTGGTTTTATGACACATCTGCGTTAGAACAACATTTTGTATTAAATGTATTTCGTGCTGTAGAAAACCGCAGGCCGGTAGTTGTTGCAGGCAACGGTGGAATTTCCGGTTTTATTGATGAAAGAGGAAAAATAAATATAATTTTGCCAAAATTTAAAAATGCTACGCTCATGTACGAAGTATACCCATGTACCGGTTTAACTTTTTACACAAGGTTGCCAGGGTTGTTTAATAAAATTGCGCTTCTTGCGCTGTTGTTTTTAATTTATTTCAGAAAAAAAGGTTTAAAACCAAATTGCGATATTCAGGTTAAATAG